From the Salinimicrobium tongyeongense genome, one window contains:
- a CDS encoding LytR/AlgR family response regulator transcription factor, whose protein sequence is MKALIIDDEALARKRVINLLNKVPEIEVLGECSSGISAVEQINSLKPQVIFLDLELKDMDGFSVLDKIRIVPRPVIILLSANTPDACKAFDANACDLLLKPFKEERFYKTVSKILNTGLPKELDIDEKIQNLLGFYNNRSTGTIFKIPVKQGNTTILLDPRDILYIISSGCYAEIYTPNHKYLLRESLCALDEILDPNLFFRIHRSAIVNLDHVKELVHSEYGEIDAKMADGRLLHTSKAQKKPFLEKLGI, encoded by the coding sequence TTGAAAGCTTTAATAATAGACGATGAAGCCCTCGCGAGAAAGCGGGTGATCAACCTTCTCAACAAGGTTCCGGAAATAGAAGTTTTGGGAGAATGTTCTAGTGGAATATCTGCCGTTGAGCAAATCAACTCCCTAAAACCCCAGGTGATTTTTCTGGATTTGGAGCTTAAAGATATGGACGGCTTTAGTGTGCTCGATAAAATTAGGATTGTTCCCCGGCCGGTCATCATCCTTCTCTCTGCTAATACTCCCGATGCCTGTAAAGCTTTTGACGCCAATGCCTGCGATCTGCTCTTAAAACCTTTTAAAGAAGAGCGGTTCTATAAAACCGTTTCAAAAATATTAAATACGGGGCTGCCCAAAGAATTAGACATAGACGAAAAGATCCAGAATCTGCTGGGTTTTTACAACAACCGCTCTACCGGCACAATCTTTAAAATCCCGGTGAAGCAGGGAAATACCACCATTCTGTTAGATCCACGGGATATTCTGTACATCATATCCTCGGGCTGTTATGCCGAAATTTACACTCCGAACCACAAATATTTGCTCAGGGAATCCCTCTGTGCCCTTGACGAAATCCTCGATCCCAACCTGTTCTTCAGAATTCATCGTTCTGCAATTGTCAACCTTGATCACGTGAAAGAGCTGGTGCATTCTGAATATGGTGAAATTGATGCAAAAATGGCCGACGGCCGACTCCTTCATACCAGCAAGGCCCAGAAAAAACCATTCCTGGAAAAGCTGGGAATTTAA
- a CDS encoding hemerythrin domain-containing protein: protein MEKKKPIKRHESLKPLSRDHHHGLLLTWKIRQGIKLNIEPRRMKSYTDWFKNEYLYPHFEAEEKFVFPVLGSEDLLVKRALAEHRRLRRLFDQKIHILKSLSLIEEELDKHIRFEERVVFNEVQKIASPGQFEEIEREHHAQPFSDDDWQDHFWNRKK from the coding sequence ATGGAAAAAAAGAAACCCATAAAACGCCACGAATCACTCAAACCCCTTAGTCGCGACCACCACCACGGCCTGCTGCTCACCTGGAAGATACGGCAGGGAATAAAGCTAAATATTGAACCCCGGCGCATGAAAAGTTATACCGACTGGTTTAAGAACGAATACCTGTATCCGCATTTTGAAGCTGAAGAAAAGTTCGTTTTTCCGGTGTTAGGCAGTGAAGACCTGTTGGTAAAACGAGCTTTGGCCGAGCACCGCAGGTTGAGGAGGCTCTTTGATCAAAAAATCCATATTCTAAAATCGCTGAGCCTCATTGAAGAAGAGCTTGATAAACATATAAGGTTTGAAGAGCGCGTGGTGTTCAATGAGGTTCAAAAAATAGCAAGCCCAGGGCAATTTGAGGAAATTGAAAGAGAGCATCACGCCCAGCCTTTTTCCGACGATGACTGGCAGGATCATTTCTGGAATCGCAAAAAATAA
- a CDS encoding hemerythrin domain-containing protein → MAAKYPALEPLSAEHRQVLQLCENIRIGLRNNIPKKRIRTYTNWFKTNFLDPHFELEEQHIFPLLGNNVRVKKALANHRRIHKLLSCDCDNERVLNLLEEELATYIRFEERVLYKELAQNLHADDLEILKKYHANISFSEEAWKDKFWLS, encoded by the coding sequence ATGGCAGCAAAATACCCGGCTTTAGAGCCTTTGTCCGCAGAACACCGGCAGGTACTTCAGCTCTGTGAAAACATCAGGATTGGCCTGCGAAACAATATTCCAAAAAAGCGGATAAGAACTTATACCAACTGGTTTAAAACTAATTTTCTAGACCCTCATTTTGAACTGGAAGAGCAGCACATTTTCCCTCTTTTGGGCAACAATGTGCGCGTTAAAAAAGCCCTGGCCAATCACAGGCGCATCCATAAACTGCTTAGTTGCGATTGTGATAACGAAAGGGTGCTCAATTTACTGGAAGAAGAACTGGCTACCTACATCAGGTTTGAAGAGCGGGTTTTGTACAAAGAACTTGCTCAAAACCTTCACGCAGATGATCTTGAAATCCTGAAAAAATACCACGCTAATATCTCTTTTTCTGAAGAAGCCTGGAAAGATAAATTCTGGCTTTCATAA
- a CDS encoding SPW repeat domain-containing protein, translated as MLSTKVHAYLDYLMGLLLILLPLHPVIPEAASTLLVILGAGVILYSLITDYELGLLKILAMKTHLVLDILGGLLLAVSPWLFGFSDQLIWPFLVLGIFEIGAGLFTARKPPFEANPAHKTASK; from the coding sequence ATGCTAAGTACAAAAGTTCACGCTTACCTCGATTATCTTATGGGCCTCCTGTTAATATTGCTGCCGTTACACCCGGTAATTCCCGAGGCAGCTTCCACTTTACTCGTCATTTTGGGCGCGGGAGTGATTCTCTACAGCCTTATCACAGATTATGAACTGGGCTTGCTCAAAATCCTGGCCATGAAAACCCACCTGGTGCTTGATATTTTGGGCGGCTTGCTGCTGGCCGTCTCTCCCTGGCTTTTTGGATTTTCAGATCAACTCATCTGGCCTTTCTTGGTGCTGGGAATTTTTGAGATAGGAGCAGGGCTTTTTACCGCGAGAAAACCACCTTTTGAAGCTAATCCCGCCCACAAAACTGCTTCAAAATAA